In one Leptospiraceae bacterium genomic region, the following are encoded:
- a CDS encoding NnrS family protein: MFLIKLKTHPFFSLGFRSMFFFAALSAFIMPALWVSFYTGKTAFPGGIFSPMDWHGFEMYSGFASALVAGFLLTASANWSGSPAVSGYPLFFLSLFWLLERIIFLIPHLPYPVYVISSLPFPLLFLVILTIQLKTNTKNRNIFLPWLILFFFAKFLYIYSGIYKDAFRLLFAKELFVSSLRIIIVVITGRIIPFFMEKRIGFRPKVPLLLEYGSIISVSFLIFANITVLPAFTEAILYLFAVLMNSIRFFYWRPLKTIKVPILLILHIGYLWLILHLLLSFYGKAFQNPGPVTLHFFSTGALGTFAIGMMTRVALGHSGRIIHADKWILFMYACVQIGAILRTIIPLFFNEIYFKSLHYSSGFWTLAFMIYLIRFTPILYKKRMDAES, encoded by the coding sequence ATGTTTCTTATTAAATTGAAGACACATCCTTTCTTTTCTCTCGGCTTTCGTTCTATGTTTTTTTTCGCTGCCCTTTCTGCGTTTATTATGCCGGCTCTCTGGGTTTCCTTTTATACCGGGAAAACAGCCTTCCCCGGTGGAATCTTTTCACCTATGGACTGGCACGGTTTCGAGATGTATTCGGGTTTCGCTTCTGCCCTGGTGGCAGGCTTTTTGCTTACGGCTTCTGCTAATTGGTCGGGCAGTCCTGCCGTATCAGGTTATCCTCTTTTCTTTCTCAGCCTGTTCTGGCTTTTAGAAAGGATTATCTTTTTGATACCTCATCTACCGTATCCTGTTTATGTAATTTCTTCTCTGCCTTTTCCTCTCTTATTTTTAGTTATATTAACGATTCAATTAAAAACAAACACGAAAAATCGTAACATTTTTCTTCCCTGGCTTATCCTCTTCTTTTTTGCCAAGTTTTTATATATATATTCCGGAATATATAAAGATGCTTTCAGACTCTTATTTGCGAAAGAGCTATTTGTATCTTCTCTCCGAATTATTATTGTTGTGATTACAGGAAGAATTATTCCCTTTTTCATGGAAAAACGAATTGGCTTTCGTCCTAAGGTTCCGCTCTTACTTGAATATGGAAGCATCATTTCCGTTTCTTTTCTTATCTTTGCAAATATAACAGTGCTTCCGGCTTTTACAGAAGCAATTTTATATTTATTCGCTGTACTTATGAACTCTATAAGATTTTTCTACTGGAGACCTTTGAAGACCATTAAAGTTCCGATTCTTCTAATCTTACATATTGGTTATTTATGGCTTATCTTACACCTTCTTTTAAGTTTTTATGGAAAAGCTTTTCAAAATCCGGGTCCGGTTACTCTGCATTTTTTTTCTACAGGAGCTCTCGGTACTTTTGCCATAGGAATGATGACGAGAGTTGCTCTCGGTCACAGCGGCCGCATTATACACGCGGATAAATGGATTCTGTTTATGTATGCCTGCGTGCAAATTGGAGCTATACTCAGAACTATCATTCCTCTTTTCTTTAACGAAATCTATTTTAAGAGTTTACACTATTCGAGTGGTTTCTGGACTCTTGCTTTTATGATTTACTTGATTCGCTTTACACCCATTCTTTATAAGAAACGAATGGATGCAGAATCATGA
- a CDS encoding OmpA family protein gives MKQKKYLSIILIIFITISLGFCKSSTKKADKPGEIDNKENTGTEGKTEDSKDGNEVKERTNEATDKTDTKEGTEGTKEDGSTKEGTDLTDVIPGNISKEVLERVNTKLEKLRYPDGEVVKGFGYKMVSLPSKALLNRWVKEHKDEINLALSKLPKKYKLQLKGHTDASGPKDAEGSKKGNIYYSKKRAEAVMKALVDAGFSSDRMVTVGVASDELIPDVDDRSALQRRVTFKIIDTESGGGGSESDSEGKESNVDEGKEID, from the coding sequence ATGAAACAAAAAAAATATCTTAGTATAATCTTAATAATCTTTATTACTATTTCTCTGGGCTTTTGTAAATCCTCAACCAAAAAAGCAGACAAACCCGGTGAAATTGATAATAAAGAAAATACAGGTACAGAAGGTAAAACCGAAGATTCCAAAGATGGTAATGAGGTTAAAGAAAGAACTAACGAAGCTACTGATAAAACAGATACTAAAGAAGGTACTGAGGGTACAAAAGAAGACGGTTCTACCAAAGAAGGCACCGACCTGACCGATGTCATTCCCGGCAATATCAGTAAAGAAGTTCTTGAAAGAGTAAATACCAAGCTTGAAAAACTGAGATATCCGGATGGTGAGGTAGTAAAAGGTTTTGGATATAAAATGGTAAGCCTTCCCAGTAAAGCCCTTTTAAACCGCTGGGTAAAAGAACATAAAGATGAAATTAACCTTGCTTTAAGTAAATTACCTAAAAAATATAAGCTGCAATTAAAAGGTCATACCGATGCTTCCGGACCCAAAGATGCTGAAGGTTCAAAAAAAGGAAATATTTATTACTCTAAAAAAAGAGCAGAAGCTGTAATGAAAGCTCTGGTAGATGCAGGATTCTCATCCGATAGAATGGTTACAGTTGGAGTAGCCAGTGATGAACTAATTCCCGATGTAGATGATAGAAGCGCCCTGCAAAGAAGAGTCACATTTAAAATTATCGATACAGAATCCGGTGGTGGCGGTTCCGAGTCCGACTCCGAAGGAAAAGAAAGCAATGTAGATGAAGGCAAAGAAATAGACTAA
- a CDS encoding RluA family pseudouridine synthase: MILKTIVNEEFAGMRLDRFLSAYTGDDISRTSIQKWIKSGNIFQIPAKKAVKASYIVNSGDEFEIHIPRKKEIGLNPVEMQIPIVREWEDFLVINKPAGLASHGGPGDSEPSLVNGLLFLFKNLSSVGGEDRPGIVHRLDKPTSGLMIVAKNDRAHIALSRMFQEKTVYKRYYAWLIQAPRESGGRVESPIGRHPLERLKMCIRKDGRKAITNYKILKTVSSRKGRNYSLAEAEIETGRTHQIRVHFQSLGCPVVGDRLYSRSGDEFKKYGLLLFAQKLRFQHPFTGEEIEIELPFPSNFIEFEKDSELR; this comes from the coding sequence ATGATTCTAAAAACTATAGTTAACGAAGAATTTGCAGGAATGCGCCTGGATCGCTTCCTTTCCGCTTATACGGGGGATGATATTTCCCGAACCAGTATTCAGAAATGGATTAAATCCGGGAATATTTTCCAGATACCGGCGAAGAAGGCTGTAAAAGCCAGTTATATCGTCAATTCGGGGGATGAGTTTGAAATCCATATTCCCAGGAAAAAAGAAATCGGCTTAAATCCGGTAGAAATGCAAATCCCGATTGTCCGGGAATGGGAAGATTTTTTGGTTATCAATAAACCGGCAGGTCTGGCGTCTCACGGGGGCCCTGGTGATTCAGAACCGAGCCTTGTGAATGGGCTTCTCTTTTTATTTAAAAATCTCTCTTCTGTGGGAGGAGAGGATAGGCCGGGCATTGTCCACCGTCTCGACAAACCAACTTCAGGGCTTATGATTGTAGCAAAAAATGATAGGGCTCATATTGCCCTTTCCCGTATGTTTCAGGAAAAAACGGTTTATAAACGATATTACGCCTGGCTTATACAGGCACCGAGAGAATCCGGTGGAAGAGTAGAATCTCCTATAGGTCGTCATCCGCTTGAACGCTTAAAAATGTGCATTCGAAAAGATGGTCGAAAAGCTATTACGAATTATAAGATCTTAAAAACAGTTTCATCCCGGAAAGGAAGAAATTACAGCCTTGCCGAGGCTGAGATTGAGACCGGTAGAACCCATCAAATACGGGTTCATTTTCAGAGTTTGGGTTGTCCGGTGGTGGGTGATAGGTTATACTCCCGTTCGGGAGATGAATTTAAGAAATACGGACTTTTACTTTTTGCTCAAAAACTCAGATTTCAACATCCCTTTACGGGAGAAGAAATCGAAATTGAGCTTCCTTTTCCTTCTAATTTTATAGAGTTTGAAAAAGATTCAGAGTTGAGGTAA
- a CDS encoding DUF971 domain-containing protein, whose protein sequence is MLATIPQDIKYDSEKLYITWKDGFRSEYSLLELRKNCPCASCRGGHGGEIGSATGHIESISLIAYRKVGRYALNFTWSDNHDSGIYTYDHLREISTIS, encoded by the coding sequence ATGTTAGCTACTATTCCGCAGGATATAAAATACGATTCAGAGAAGTTATATATCACCTGGAAAGATGGTTTTCGTTCCGAATATTCACTTTTGGAACTACGAAAAAATTGTCCCTGTGCAAGTTGTCGGGGAGGACATGGTGGAGAAATTGGCTCTGCTACAGGGCATATAGAATCTATTTCCCTGATTGCTTATAGAAAAGTAGGGCGCTATGCACTAAATTTCACCTGGTCTGATAACCATGATTCAGGGATATACACTTATGATCATTTAAGAGAGATTTCAACTATAAGTTAG
- a CDS encoding sulfatase-like hydrolase/transferase, translated as MKKLNITYILLILILLFLALSYEYWQWIELLSFHKVSLPSLYFPVSLSIAYYLLLFAFFLVFFSSRYLIIFSFLLLLLHTIISTSEFFHFFQYGVYISKEGLELFLQSRGEVSHMIKTGIGEAQRGLIIQVVLSNLTWFSVFALYVYLSKKFTKDFQEKRNFIFHQLGLAFFFLFICISIFFYNKSLANPTIAKEMKTSGTIASHIYVAGLGHLKLDASESGSTDVRPEVFIDKTSFPGPKPNIVLILMDSIRADHLPDYGYHRNTTPFIKSMSNDFIKVDYCYAQANATAKSFPSLILSKYPRMDKTNYNWGIFKQVENAGYTVAVSSSMDLHWASIIRLFQEKSVKRVFHAGKVSEKHYIWGHNKEATYNYGVDDGFNVQEVKKWLMDLPRPFFLIVHLHSAHYSYEVPKKYEVFQPLPRYRAAPPWKPMVNAYDNAIYRVDDAVRELFDSFKEHKLMDDLVVAITADHGEAFEEHPGSFYHQTSVYESQVRVPLFFYIGKNMSRTKYMVYKGSKRIAGLVDLMPTLFQISGISLAPQFEGVPIWGDSAKSFETMISYMIRREFGIRMGKWKYIKKFTQNQVKLFDIEKDPKEENNLSKEHPELVKQFEEIYKKSRKF; from the coding sequence ATGAAAAAGCTAAATATTACCTATATATTATTGATTCTTATTTTACTATTTCTGGCCTTATCCTATGAATACTGGCAATGGATAGAATTACTATCTTTTCATAAGGTAAGTTTACCATCCCTGTATTTCCCGGTAAGTTTAAGTATAGCCTATTACCTATTACTATTTGCTTTTTTTCTGGTATTTTTTTCTTCACGCTACCTTATCATTTTTTCATTTTTGCTTCTTCTCTTACATACAATTATATCGACGAGTGAGTTTTTTCATTTTTTTCAGTATGGCGTATATATTAGTAAAGAAGGACTGGAACTTTTTTTACAAAGCCGTGGAGAAGTAAGTCATATGATTAAAACAGGAATAGGAGAAGCGCAGAGAGGTCTTATTATCCAAGTAGTTTTAAGTAACCTCACCTGGTTTTCAGTTTTTGCACTTTATGTTTACTTATCTAAAAAATTCACTAAAGATTTCCAAGAGAAAAGAAATTTTATCTTTCATCAACTTGGCCTGGCTTTCTTCTTTCTTTTTATATGTATAAGTATTTTTTTCTATAACAAAAGTCTTGCCAATCCTACTATAGCAAAAGAAATGAAGACTTCCGGGACAATCGCATCCCATATTTATGTTGCGGGACTCGGACATTTAAAACTGGATGCAAGTGAAAGCGGGAGTACGGATGTTCGTCCGGAAGTTTTTATTGATAAAACAAGCTTCCCAGGTCCAAAGCCAAATATAGTATTGATTCTTATGGACTCGATACGTGCCGATCACCTCCCGGATTACGGTTATCATCGAAACACAACTCCCTTTATAAAATCCATGTCCAATGACTTTATAAAAGTAGATTATTGTTATGCCCAGGCAAATGCCACTGCCAAATCATTTCCTTCTCTTATCCTGAGTAAATATCCGAGAATGGATAAAACAAATTATAACTGGGGAATCTTTAAGCAGGTTGAGAATGCAGGCTATACCGTTGCAGTTTCGAGTTCTATGGACCTGCACTGGGCTTCTATCATTCGTTTGTTCCAGGAGAAAAGTGTAAAACGAGTTTTTCACGCAGGTAAAGTTTCAGAGAAACATTATATCTGGGGGCATAACAAAGAAGCTACCTATAACTATGGTGTTGATGATGGCTTTAATGTACAGGAAGTTAAGAAATGGTTAATGGATCTACCCAGGCCATTTTTCTTGATTGTTCATTTACACTCGGCTCATTATAGCTATGAGGTTCCGAAAAAATATGAAGTTTTCCAACCCCTGCCCCGGTACCGGGCAGCACCGCCCTGGAAGCCCATGGTCAATGCCTATGACAATGCCATCTACAGAGTAGACGATGCCGTTCGAGAACTCTTTGATTCTTTCAAAGAACACAAGCTGATGGATGATCTGGTTGTAGCCATAACAGCGGATCACGGAGAGGCATTTGAAGAACATCCCGGTTCTTTTTATCACCAAACTTCGGTTTATGAATCTCAGGTTCGAGTTCCCCTATTCTTTTATATTGGAAAAAATATGTCCAGAACCAAATATATGGTCTACAAAGGAAGCAAGAGAATTGCAGGTCTTGTGGATCTTATGCCTACTCTTTTCCAAATTTCCGGGATTTCCCTGGCTCCTCAATTTGAAGGAGTGCCTATTTGGGGAGACAGTGCCAAGTCTTTCGAAACTATGATTTCCTATATGATCCGGAGAGAATTTGGAATTCGTATGGGAAAATGGAAATACATTAAAAAGTTCACACAAAACCAGGTAAAACTCTTCGATATAGAAAAAGATCCAAAAGAAGAAAATAACCTATCTAAAGAACATCCGGAACTGGTAAAACAATTTGAAGAAATCTATAAGAAGAGTCGAAAGTTTTAG
- the cyoE gene encoding protoheme IX farnesyltransferase — MLRYISIWNKLLKPRVSSLVLITVLPGIYLGSNTRPGAGFISIVLFGTFLMSSASFMLNQYIEKDLDAKMERTKNRPLPSGDIRPTTIAIVAFLFIVSSFFLLYYYVNLLTAICAFVSMLFYIFIYTILLKPRTDQNIVIGGIAGCVGPLIGYAASTNSLPLPGWILFLIIFFWTPPHFWALAIFLKEDYDAANFPMMPVIKGVAITTREILKYTLLYIACCIGFYFTTNRVGFLYLGFSIVLSLYMLYMSIDLYKKQTKALAKKFFFYSIVHLFAINIVIIIDFLSFHS; from the coding sequence ATGTTACGTTATATCTCTATCTGGAATAAACTTCTAAAACCGAGAGTGTCTTCTCTCGTCCTGATTACCGTTTTACCCGGTATTTATCTTGGTTCCAATACACGACCCGGTGCCGGTTTTATTTCCATTGTTCTTTTTGGAACTTTTTTAATGTCCTCTGCATCTTTTATGTTGAATCAGTATATAGAGAAAGATCTGGATGCAAAAATGGAGAGAACAAAAAACCGGCCACTTCCGAGCGGTGATATACGTCCGACTACAATTGCTATAGTTGCCTTCTTGTTTATTGTATCTTCTTTTTTTCTTTTATATTATTATGTAAACCTCTTAACTGCTATTTGCGCTTTTGTATCGATGTTGTTTTACATTTTCATATATACTATTTTGCTAAAACCCAGAACGGATCAGAATATTGTTATCGGAGGCATTGCCGGTTGCGTGGGTCCTCTTATTGGTTATGCTGCCAGCACAAATAGCCTCCCCCTTCCCGGCTGGATACTTTTTCTTATCATTTTCTTTTGGACTCCTCCTCATTTCTGGGCCCTTGCAATTTTTCTAAAAGAAGATTACGATGCAGCTAACTTCCCTATGATGCCCGTTATTAAGGGAGTTGCCATCACCACCCGTGAAATTTTAAAATACACCCTCTTATATATTGCCTGTTGTATCGGTTTTTATTTTACAACTAATCGAGTGGGCTTCTTGTATTTAGGTTTTTCTATCGTACTATCCTTATACATGTTGTATATGTCGATTGATTTATATAAAAAACAAACCAAAGCGCTGGCAAAAAAATTCTTTTTCTATAGTATTGTACATCTTTTTGCAATCAATATAGTTATCATTATAGACTTTCTTTCATTTCATTCTTAG
- a CDS encoding COX15/CtaA family protein, giving the protein MAEHSFPAQAKKIYRITFLLSILIFLNILFGPLVRATDSGLGCPDWPLCYGKVVPPPKLTAYMEVGHRFYSGIISLLFAYILFFIFSHKILRNKFGIMAGLSFLALISQIILGALTVTRLLDPTTVNLHLLNAVLFFFFLVNLSLKAKDEVEGIKGPNKNRLFLPFNSGLLLTVFSVYLQLFMGGRVSSNYAGLVCYEWPTCNNGLWFPSFAGPVGFHVQHRLMAYFILLLIFLLFAFAKKNKTSFSNQSLKYLNFAVLIVVLQVILGILNVILRLPILLTALHSGLGVLLFIMVYIALYHNLKEQQS; this is encoded by the coding sequence ATGGCAGAACATTCTTTTCCGGCTCAGGCTAAAAAAATCTACAGAATCACTTTCCTCTTATCTATTCTTATTTTCTTAAATATTCTTTTTGGCCCGCTGGTAAGGGCAACTGATTCCGGGCTTGGCTGTCCGGATTGGCCTTTGTGTTATGGAAAAGTAGTTCCTCCCCCTAAACTCACAGCCTATATGGAAGTCGGTCACAGGTTCTATTCGGGGATCATTTCCTTACTTTTCGCCTATATTCTTTTTTTCATTTTTTCACATAAAATACTTAGAAATAAATTTGGGATTATGGCAGGACTTTCCTTTTTGGCTCTTATCTCCCAAATCATCTTAGGTGCCTTGACGGTTACCAGGCTGCTGGATCCAACTACAGTCAATCTACATCTATTAAACGCAGTTTTATTTTTTTTCTTCCTTGTGAATCTTTCTTTAAAAGCGAAGGATGAAGTTGAGGGAATAAAAGGTCCCAATAAAAATCGTCTTTTCCTTCCTTTTAACTCAGGTCTTCTCCTTACTGTTTTTAGCGTGTATCTCCAACTTTTTATGGGAGGAAGAGTAAGCTCTAATTATGCGGGACTTGTTTGTTACGAATGGCCAACCTGTAACAATGGACTCTGGTTTCCCAGCTTTGCGGGACCGGTAGGTTTTCATGTACAACACAGGCTCATGGCATATTTTATTCTTCTTTTAATTTTCCTTCTTTTTGCATTTGCGAAGAAAAACAAAACCTCCTTTTCTAATCAGAGCCTAAAGTATCTCAATTTTGCAGTTCTGATAGTTGTTCTACAGGTTATATTAGGGATTTTAAATGTAATATTACGCCTACCCATCCTCCTTACAGCTCTTCATTCCGGGCTTGGTGTTCTACTATTTATTATGGTATATATAGCTCTCTATCACAATTTAAAGGAGCAGCAATCTTGA
- a CDS encoding chemotaxis protein, with the protein MEKQIMDLLNAGIGIFQSGKDGLLNAKAELEKIYGDMKAKGEQDSSENAVKLRDTLDKIIADIKDFTSVAGKNYEETRAKIVENFNKITEEIKTKMPEGKIEAVKEKIQEVSESIKKATTKKEESAS; encoded by the coding sequence ATGGAAAAGCAAATTATGGACTTACTAAATGCAGGAATCGGTATCTTTCAATCAGGAAAAGATGGCCTTTTAAACGCCAAAGCTGAATTAGAGAAAATCTATGGTGATATGAAAGCTAAAGGTGAGCAGGATAGTTCTGAAAATGCTGTTAAATTAAGAGATACACTGGATAAAATCATTGCTGACATTAAAGACTTTACAAGTGTTGCCGGCAAAAACTATGAAGAAACCAGAGCCAAAATCGTAGAAAACTTCAATAAAATCACAGAAGAAATCAAAACAAAAATGCCAGAAGGTAAAATAGAAGCAGTGAAAGAAAAAATTCAGGAAGTTTCTGAAAGTATTAAAAAAGCCACTACAAAAAAAGAAGAATCCGCCAGCTAA
- a CDS encoding inositol monophosphatase, giving the protein MSIEIEKRFEHMLAFLPSVASFVLEIQSKVEFSISKKGDIDIVTEADLGAEKRIIEEIQKYFPEDKILGEETGLIGGEGGYKWIIDPVDGTTNFAHRLPLFAIACGLEDTRTEEVVLGIVLTPALGDVYYAKKGSGAFKNGKLITVSGEEKMINSLLCTGFPYNLMQDIEGLGNKFKHFLLKSRGVRRTGSACLDLCWLAEGRFDGFWEQNLKPWDTAAASLIIREAGGKLSDFFGDKFNHYGNTILASNGKIHEDMLSELGKLL; this is encoded by the coding sequence ATGAGTATTGAGATTGAAAAACGCTTTGAACACATGCTCGCTTTTTTACCTTCCGTAGCCAGCTTTGTTCTTGAGATACAGTCCAAAGTGGAGTTTAGTATTTCCAAGAAAGGAGATATTGATATTGTTACCGAAGCCGATCTCGGAGCTGAAAAAAGGATCATTGAGGAAATTCAAAAATATTTTCCGGAAGATAAAATTTTAGGGGAAGAAACTGGTTTAATAGGAGGAGAAGGGGGCTACAAGTGGATTATTGATCCGGTAGATGGCACAACTAACTTTGCCCACAGACTTCCCCTTTTTGCCATAGCCTGCGGACTCGAAGACACCCGGACAGAAGAAGTAGTTCTGGGAATTGTCCTGACTCCGGCCCTGGGGGATGTATATTATGCAAAAAAAGGTTCGGGTGCTTTTAAAAACGGTAAATTGATTACAGTTTCCGGAGAAGAAAAAATGATAAATTCCTTACTTTGCACCGGTTTTCCTTACAATTTAATGCAGGATATTGAAGGACTTGGAAATAAGTTTAAACATTTTCTTTTAAAATCGAGAGGAGTCAGAAGAACCGGTTCTGCCTGCCTCGACCTCTGCTGGCTTGCTGAAGGCAGGTTTGATGGTTTCTGGGAACAAAACCTGAAACCCTGGGATACAGCCGCCGCAAGCCTAATTATCAGGGAAGCAGGTGGTAAACTCAGTGATTTTTTTGGAGATAAATTTAACCATTATGGAAACACCATTCTTGCCTCTAATGGAAAAATACACGAGGATATGCTAAGCGAGTTAGGAAAACTTCTTTAA
- a CDS encoding alpha/beta fold hydrolase yields MELFCREIGDEKSPGLIVLHGLFGSSRNWISNAKALSNHFRVYSPDLRNHGESPHDISHRLEDMVLDLKEFFSQKKLLRASLIGHSMGGLVSILFANQFPTLIDKLVIVDIAPKSYSLDYSSEFTALSMDVSQYHSREALDKDMSKVLSSEFIRKFLQMNLEKVSRGYRWKINVDAIRNTPDRFIFPELSEPYFSGRSLFVLGEKSFFVEENDKQNIKRYFPNVEIQTIPGAEHYLHYSHSSEFLQIVEDFLLK; encoded by the coding sequence ATGGAGCTTTTTTGCAGGGAGATAGGAGATGAAAAGAGTCCCGGGCTGATAGTTCTTCACGGACTATTTGGTTCGTCTCGAAACTGGATTAGTAATGCAAAAGCTCTCTCCAATCATTTCCGGGTCTATTCTCCGGATCTTCGGAATCATGGGGAATCTCCACACGATATAAGTCATCGCCTTGAAGATATGGTTTTGGACCTCAAAGAATTTTTTTCCCAAAAAAAGCTTCTCAGGGCAAGTCTTATAGGTCATTCTATGGGGGGGCTCGTTTCTATCCTTTTTGCCAATCAATTTCCCACCCTGATCGATAAACTCGTTATAGTAGATATAGCTCCCAAAAGCTATAGTTTGGATTATAGTTCTGAATTTACTGCGCTTTCTATGGACGTGAGTCAATACCATTCCCGCGAGGCTCTTGATAAAGATATGTCAAAAGTTTTAAGTTCTGAGTTTATTCGGAAATTTTTGCAGATGAATCTCGAAAAAGTAAGCAGGGGGTATCGGTGGAAAATAAATGTGGATGCTATTCGAAATACTCCGGATCGTTTTATTTTTCCAGAGCTTTCCGAACCCTATTTTTCCGGAAGAAGTCTGTTTGTATTGGGGGAAAAGAGCTTTTTTGTAGAAGAAAACGATAAACAGAACATTAAAAGATATTTCCCGAATGTGGAAATTCAGACCATACCTGGAGCCGAGCATTATCTTCATTATAGTCATAGCTCGGAATTTCTGCAAATAGTGGAGGATTTTCTTTTAAAATGA
- a CDS encoding AAA family ATPase has product MKIRLPETCLVFLIGASGSGKSSLAKKLFDPYEILSSDHFRAVISNDESDQEASTDAFEVLHRLVEMRLKRGLFTVVDATNVKREARRPLLKISRQYHFLTAAIILDFNEDKCIQRNQERTYRIVDSEVIRKQIDDLQFSLRVLKKEGFSFIYRFTSPEELSELSLEKFSLKNNRRKEKGPFDIIGDIHGCFDELYELLHRLGYQIRLNIHGNEESFSIRHSENRIPVFLGDLVNKGPKNIRVLRFVMDLVNENMAYCVLGNHEKKLLYYLRGKDSRLRGGLQDTIEQLSGYSAEFRNSVVEFIRRLSDHYVFDHGNLVVAHAGLREEMQGRTSMGVRNFCMYGENSDDVDEYGMPVRYSWVQNYRGKARVVFGHTPILEPEWYNRTIDIDTGCVYGGRLTALRYPELEMVSVQARKIYYQSRSPLPQHLSLQS; this is encoded by the coding sequence ATGAAGATCCGTCTTCCAGAAACCTGTCTTGTTTTTCTCATAGGTGCTTCCGGTTCCGGTAAATCCAGCCTGGCTAAAAAGCTGTTTGATCCCTATGAGATCCTTTCTTCCGATCATTTCCGGGCTGTTATTTCAAATGATGAGAGCGATCAGGAAGCGAGCACCGATGCTTTTGAAGTTCTTCACAGGTTGGTCGAAATGCGTCTGAAGCGGGGGCTTTTTACGGTGGTTGATGCCACCAATGTAAAACGGGAAGCCAGAAGACCTTTACTGAAAATAAGTCGTCAGTATCATTTTTTAACGGCTGCGATTATTTTAGATTTCAATGAAGACAAATGTATTCAGCGAAACCAGGAAAGAACTTATAGAATTGTTGACTCTGAAGTTATACGCAAGCAAATTGATGATCTGCAATTTTCTCTCAGAGTTCTAAAAAAAGAAGGTTTTTCGTTTATCTATCGATTTACTTCTCCTGAAGAACTCTCCGAATTGAGCCTCGAAAAGTTTTCCTTGAAAAATAATCGCCGAAAAGAGAAAGGCCCCTTTGACATTATAGGAGATATACACGGTTGCTTCGATGAATTATATGAACTTTTACACAGGCTGGGTTATCAGATACGATTGAATATTCATGGTAACGAAGAAAGTTTTTCTATACGCCATAGCGAAAATCGAATTCCCGTTTTTTTAGGAGATCTGGTAAATAAAGGACCGAAAAACATTCGGGTTCTACGCTTTGTAATGGATCTGGTAAATGAAAATATGGCTTACTGTGTTCTGGGAAATCATGAGAAGAAGCTTCTTTATTATCTGCGCGGGAAAGATAGCCGATTGCGGGGTGGCTTACAGGATACAATAGAACAACTTTCAGGCTATAGTGCAGAGTTTCGAAATTCGGTGGTTGAGTTTATTCGCCGTCTGAGTGATCACTATGTATTTGACCATGGAAATTTGGTGGTAGCCCACGCGGGCTTGCGAGAAGAAATGCAGGGAAGAACTTCTATGGGTGTACGAAACTTTTGTATGTACGGAGAAAATTCGGATGATGTGGATGAATACGGAATGCCCGTTCGATACTCCTGGGTTCAAAACTACCGGGGAAAAGCGAGGGTAGTGTTTGGACATACACCTATTCTCGAACCTGAATGGTATAACAGAACCATAGATATAGATACCGGTTGTGTTTACGGTGGAAGACTTACGGCCCTACGTTATCCGGAATTAGAAATGGTATCGGTACAGGCGAGAAAAATCTACTATCAGAGTAGAAGTCCTCTACCACAGCACCTGTCATTACAGAGTTAA
- the hisE gene encoding phosphoribosyl-ATP diphosphatase yields MDFLSELEALLQKRKEELPENSYTSGLFKAGVDRILKKIGEEAGEVIIAAKNTDRKELTHELADLLFHMQVLMVEKELPFQEIINELKKRHSK; encoded by the coding sequence ATGGATTTTTTATCAGAATTAGAAGCACTTCTACAGAAAAGGAAAGAAGAGTTACCGGAAAATTCTTATACCTCAGGGCTTTTTAAGGCAGGGGTTGATAGAATTTTAAAGAAAATTGGAGAAGAAGCGGGAGAAGTAATTATTGCCGCTAAAAATACGGACAGAAAAGAGCTTACACATGAACTGGCAGATCTGCTGTTTCATATGCAGGTTTTAATGGTAGAAAAAGAACTTCCCTTTCAGGAAATCATAAACGAACTCAAGAAAAGACATTCGAAATAA